Proteins encoded within one genomic window of Alphaproteobacteria bacterium HT1-32:
- the argE gene encoding acetylornithine deacetylase, whose protein sequence is MLTVLRRVAILVRHRAVVQNHFCDASLVRKQHQLEPAVSANPRSIEMIKKLCSFDTTSRNSNLELIGYVQQYLEDHGVQSTLVHDETGAKANLFATIGPADKPGICLSGHTDVVPVDGQDWDTDPFNIVEKDGRLWGRGTSDMKSFVSVALSMTKDFVDADLKTPVHFAFSYDEEVGCIGVRRLIAQFDQMPVRPRGCIVGEPTEMKVITAHKGKLSHRCHVHGFECHSSLAPHGVNAVEYAAEIVAFLRRMGREIAVSGPFDDKYDVAHTTVHTGLMHGGTALNIVPKDCYFDFEFRHLPEDEPYELFARVTNFVDTELLPEMRKVNPDADIRFDIISQMPGLNMSDDHELTTFVKQLTGANSTSKVAFGTEAGLFQQADVPTIICGPGSIDQAHKPNEFIRLDEIEKCEKFLNLLKERLAA, encoded by the coding sequence GCGTTCAATCGAGATGATTAAAAAGCTGTGCAGCTTTGATACAACCAGCAGAAATTCCAATCTCGAACTCATTGGCTATGTTCAGCAGTACCTGGAGGATCATGGTGTCCAGTCCACGCTGGTGCATGATGAAACGGGCGCGAAGGCGAATCTTTTCGCGACCATCGGTCCGGCTGACAAGCCGGGTATCTGCCTGTCAGGTCATACCGATGTTGTGCCGGTCGACGGCCAGGACTGGGATACTGACCCCTTCAATATCGTCGAGAAGGACGGTCGCCTCTGGGGACGTGGCACCAGTGACATGAAGAGTTTTGTCTCTGTGGCGCTATCGATGACGAAAGATTTCGTCGACGCTGACCTGAAGACCCCGGTTCATTTCGCCTTCTCCTATGACGAGGAAGTTGGCTGTATCGGCGTGCGGCGTCTGATCGCACAGTTTGACCAGATGCCGGTACGCCCGCGTGGCTGCATTGTCGGTGAGCCGACGGAGATGAAGGTCATTACTGCGCATAAAGGCAAACTCAGCCACCGCTGCCATGTGCATGGCTTTGAATGCCACTCGTCACTGGCCCCGCATGGTGTGAATGCGGTCGAATATGCGGCTGAAATTGTTGCCTTCCTGCGGCGGATGGGACGTGAAATCGCCGTCAGTGGCCCGTTTGACGACAAGTATGATGTCGCACATACGACCGTTCATACCGGTCTGATGCATGGCGGAACGGCGCTGAATATCGTCCCGAAAGACTGCTATTTCGATTTTGAATTCCGTCATCTGCCGGAAGATGAGCCGTATGAACTGTTCGCCAGAGTGACGAATTTTGTTGATACGGAACTGTTGCCGGAAATGCGCAAAGTCAATCCGGATGCCGATATCCGGTTTGATATCATCAGCCAGATGCCGGGCCTGAACATGAGTGACGATCACGAACTGACGACGTTCGTGAAGCAGCTTACAGGAGCCAACAGCACTTCGAAGGTGGCGTTTGGTACGGAAGCCGGATTGTTTCAGCAGGCGGATGTACCGACCATCATCTGTGGTCCGGGAAGCATTGACCAGGCGCATAAGCCGAACGAATTCATCAGGCTCGACGAGATTGAGAAATGCGAGAAATTCCTCAATCTTCTGAAAGAAAGGCTGGCTGCTTGA
- a CDS encoding tetratricopeptide repeat protein, which translates to MSSADDNRTADLEHRFREAVRLYEARRFDAAEQIILDILGQASGHAPSYNLRGGIWLARGDGERAALNFVRAVRLDDRNPGYRSNLAQALFRVGRVEDALESFEIAVALAPDEASIRGNYASSLRDLNRATEAASHLRHALLSDPDNPQLLGSLGNCLTDLEEFTEAETVYRSAVALNPDHAGAAYNLSLFLLRAGILDEGLKYYESRWQLPGWRRRPFSADMWSGELSDVGGKRILVWGEQGLGDEILFSGNLQALINAGAQVTLECEARLVPLMQRSWPEVSIYPALDPVDAGLQGRQFDLQTPIGSLPYLLGMTSAGEFGRHPPRLVPDTGLVESLRRKYQGDDSARLVGISWRSGASTIASRKSVELDLWGEVLGLPGIRFVDLQYGDTSAERWAFRQKTGRSLLHDPDVDSNHDLDAFAAQVAAMDHVVTISNATAHFAGALGIPADLLLSNGALWHWFSGMAGSPHYPSLKLYRQETPGDWSILLSRIAGRMKTAGAD; encoded by the coding sequence ATGTCGTCGGCTGACGATAACCGGACCGCTGATCTGGAACACCGTTTCCGGGAGGCGGTCCGTCTTTATGAAGCTCGTCGTTTCGATGCGGCAGAACAGATTATCCTCGATATTCTCGGGCAGGCATCCGGTCATGCGCCTTCGTATAACCTGCGCGGTGGCATCTGGCTGGCGCGGGGCGATGGCGAACGGGCAGCCCTGAACTTTGTCCGGGCGGTTCGCCTCGATGACCGGAATCCCGGATATCGTTCCAACCTTGCACAGGCCCTGTTTCGCGTTGGCCGGGTTGAGGATGCGCTCGAAAGTTTCGAGATTGCCGTTGCACTGGCTCCGGATGAGGCTTCGATCCGGGGCAATTATGCGTCTTCACTGCGTGATCTGAACCGGGCGACGGAGGCAGCATCGCATCTCCGTCATGCCTTGTTGTCAGACCCGGACAACCCACAATTGCTGGGCTCGCTGGGGAACTGTCTGACAGATCTTGAAGAATTCACCGAAGCGGAGACCGTCTATCGCTCAGCGGTTGCGCTGAATCCCGACCATGCGGGCGCGGCCTATAATCTGTCCCTGTTTCTGCTGCGGGCCGGAATTCTTGATGAAGGCCTGAAATATTATGAAAGTCGCTGGCAACTCCCGGGATGGCGTCGCCGGCCTTTCTCCGCTGATATGTGGTCGGGGGAGCTTTCTGATGTCGGGGGAAAGCGAATTCTTGTCTGGGGTGAACAGGGGCTGGGGGACGAGATCCTGTTTTCGGGAAACCTTCAGGCCCTGATCAATGCTGGCGCGCAGGTAACACTGGAATGCGAGGCGCGGCTGGTGCCGCTGATGCAGCGCAGCTGGCCGGAGGTCAGTATATATCCGGCTCTTGATCCGGTTGATGCCGGATTGCAGGGCCGGCAGTTTGATCTCCAGACTCCGATTGGTTCGCTGCCTTATCTCCTCGGGATGACGTCGGCGGGTGAATTCGGCCGGCACCCGCCGCGTCTCGTGCCGGATACCGGACTGGTGGAAAGCCTGCGCCGGAAATATCAAGGAGATGACAGCGCACGGCTCGTCGGGATTTCCTGGCGCAGTGGTGCCTCGACAATCGCCAGCCGGAAATCGGTTGAACTGGATCTGTGGGGGGAGGTGCTGGGCCTTCCGGGAATCCGGTTTGTTGATCTGCAATATGGGGATACCAGTGCAGAACGGTGGGCATTCCGGCAGAAAACCGGCAGGAGCCTGCTGCATGACCCGGATGTTGACAGCAATCATGATCTTGATGCCTTCGCCGCACAGGTTGCGGCAATGGATCATGTGGTTACAATTTCCAACGCTACAGCACATTTTGCCGGCGCGCTGGGGATACCGGCTGATCTGCTGCTGTCCAATGGCGCGCTCTGGCACTGGTTCAGTGGCATGGCAGGCAGCCCGCATTATCCCTCCCTGAAACTGTACCGGCAGGAAACGCCGGGGGACTGGAGCATTCTGCTGTCGCGGATTGCGGGCAGGATGAAGACAGCCGGAGCTGATTAA
- a CDS encoding iron-containing alcohol dehydrogenase yields the protein MSTLSGNWNYPTAVRFGAGRIAELAKVCGSLGIQRPLIVTDPGLAALPMITNAIAANAQEGVPTGLFSAIKPNPTGQNVEDGLAAYRDGGHDGVIAWGGGSGLDAGKAVALMAGQTAPMWEFEDIGDNWKRVDPDGVAPIIAVPTTAGTGSETGRASVILDEEAHLKRIIFHPKMLPSVVISDPELTVGLPPHITAATGMDALAHCFEAYCAPGFHPMADGIALEGMRLVRDWLRKAVTDGTDIEARANMLAAASMGSTAFQKGLGGIHALSHPVGALYDTHHGLTNAVFHPYVMAWNLPVIDDRMCRLASYLGLGNNAASVMDWILELRETFGMPHDIKALGVEPERINDIAKMALADPSNGGNPVEMTVAGYATILENAYEGKLS from the coding sequence ATGTCTACCCTCAGCGGAAACTGGAACTACCCGACCGCCGTGCGCTTTGGTGCAGGCCGGATTGCGGAACTTGCAAAGGTTTGCGGATCGCTTGGTATCCAGCGCCCACTCATTGTCACGGATCCGGGCCTGGCGGCCCTGCCGATGATCACCAATGCCATTGCGGCAAATGCTCAGGAAGGCGTGCCCACAGGCTTGTTTTCGGCAATCAAACCAAATCCGACAGGACAGAACGTCGAAGACGGGCTGGCAGCCTATCGCGATGGTGGCCATGACGGTGTCATCGCCTGGGGCGGGGGCAGTGGTCTGGATGCCGGAAAAGCGGTGGCGCTGATGGCCGGTCAGACCGCGCCGATGTGGGAGTTTGAAGACATCGGTGACAACTGGAAGCGGGTCGATCCGGATGGTGTCGCGCCAATTATTGCGGTCCCGACCACTGCGGGTACAGGCTCCGAGACGGGCAGGGCGTCAGTGATTCTGGATGAGGAAGCACATCTGAAACGGATTATTTTCCATCCGAAAATGTTGCCCTCCGTTGTGATCTCTGACCCGGAACTGACAGTCGGACTGCCGCCACATATTACAGCCGCGACCGGCATGGATGCGCTGGCCCATTGTTTCGAAGCCTACTGCGCTCCCGGATTCCATCCGATGGCCGATGGTATCGCGCTGGAGGGGATGCGCCTGGTCAGGGACTGGCTGCGGAAAGCGGTCACTGACGGAACAGACATCGAGGCGCGGGCGAATATGCTGGCAGCCGCCAGTATGGGGTCAACGGCCTTCCAGAAGGGGCTTGGGGGTATTCACGCTCTCAGCCATCCGGTTGGTGCGCTTTATGATACGCATCATGGCCTTACCAACGCCGTATTCCATCCCTATGTGATGGCCTGGAACCTGCCGGTAATCGATGACCGTATGTGCAGACTGGCCAGTTATCTGGGGCTGGGAAATAACGCAGCCTCCGTGATGGACTGGATTCTGGAACTGCGGGAGACCTTTGGGATGCCGCATGATATCAAGGCACTTGGTGTCGAACCGGAACGTATCAATGATATCGCCAAGATGGCGCTGGCTGATCCGTCGAACGGTGGAAACCCGGTAGAAATGACGGTCGCCGGTTACGCGACCATCCTCGAAAACGCCTATGAAGGAAAACTGAGCTGA
- a CDS encoding peptidylprolyl isomerase, giving the protein MTRRLLIALAAVCLFAGSAQAQSPDPENTLYMDLPTGRVVIQMRPDLAPQHVARIKELTRKGFYDGLVFHRVIEGFMAQTGDPKGDGTGGSGQKLPAEFSFEPHVRGTVSMARSSSINSADSQFFIVFKRANHLNNKYTVWGKVVEGMENVDRIQMGDKNANGFVYNPTAIVKMQVAADAK; this is encoded by the coding sequence ATTACACGCCGCTTACTCATCGCCCTTGCTGCTGTCTGTCTTTTTGCCGGTTCGGCACAGGCACAGTCTCCGGACCCGGAAAACACGCTCTATATGGATCTGCCGACGGGACGGGTGGTGATTCAGATGCGTCCTGATCTGGCACCGCAGCATGTTGCCCGTATCAAGGAACTGACGCGCAAGGGGTTCTATGATGGCCTGGTTTTCCATCGTGTTATCGAAGGCTTCATGGCACAGACCGGTGACCCGAAAGGGGATGGCACCGGTGGTTCCGGACAGAAGCTGCCGGCTGAATTCTCCTTCGAACCACATGTGCGGGGTACGGTCTCGATGGCGCGTTCCTCAAGTATCAACAGCGCCGACAGCCAGTTCTTTATCGTCTTTAAACGCGCCAACCACCTGAACAACAAATATACGGTCTGGGGCAAGGTTGTTGAGGGTATGGAGAATGTCGACCGGATTCAGATGGGTGACAAAAACGCCAACGGTTTTGTCTATAATCCGACAGCTATCGTGAAGATGCAGGTCGCTGCTGACGCGAAGTAA
- a CDS encoding MFS transporter, which produces MSDSIAPSHISSLGRDRRIIGLIGAGHFFSHFYLLVLPPLFVFLVPAYNLTYTQAATLISAMAFTSAAIQAPIGAVVDRYGAFWPLVIGVAVQSGSMLLMGFAPSYIVLLILAATAGLGNSVYHPADYAIMSSRLNPERMGRAFSIHTFSGHIGWAVAPTAAALLSAAVGWRMALVMFGVCGLVVAGTMLINRDLLGSGNPAGDDAPAQSTGDTLKLMLSRPILFCFLFFVVIAMAGVGFFSFFITAAEQHLSINLETASLALTAYFTASAIGILAGGQIADRTSRHGLVACAGFMTTALLLVGIAEIRPDGLLLFVMMIVAGFSNGLVPPSRDMIVRAATPPGSTGKVFGFVSVGLDVGSVMTPILFGWIMDGGEPRLVFWATAGMFLLATATVILGRPKSMTS; this is translated from the coding sequence ATGTCAGACTCAATCGCACCATCGCACATTTCTTCTCTCGGCCGTGACCGTCGCATTATCGGACTGATCGGTGCCGGGCATTTTTTCAGCCATTTTTACCTGCTGGTTCTGCCGCCGCTGTTTGTCTTTCTGGTTCCCGCCTACAACCTGACCTACACGCAGGCTGCGACCCTGATCAGCGCCATGGCTTTTACCTCTGCTGCCATTCAGGCCCCGATTGGCGCGGTTGTTGACCGGTATGGTGCTTTCTGGCCACTGGTCATCGGCGTCGCGGTCCAGTCCGGCAGCATGCTGCTGATGGGATTTGCCCCTTCCTATATCGTCCTGCTGATTCTGGCGGCAACTGCCGGTTTGGGAAACAGCGTCTATCACCCTGCCGACTACGCCATCATGTCCTCTCGCCTGAATCCGGAGCGCATGGGGCGCGCTTTCAGCATTCACACTTTCTCCGGTCATATCGGCTGGGCCGTTGCCCCGACAGCGGCCGCCCTGCTGTCCGCTGCGGTTGGCTGGCGCATGGCACTGGTCATGTTTGGTGTCTGCGGACTGGTGGTCGCGGGAACCATGCTGATCAATCGCGATCTGCTGGGTTCCGGAAATCCGGCTGGTGATGATGCCCCGGCACAGTCGACCGGCGATACGCTGAAACTGATGCTCTCGCGCCCGATCCTGTTCTGCTTCCTGTTTTTTGTCGTCATTGCCATGGCGGGTGTTGGCTTCTTCTCCTTCTTCATCACAGCGGCGGAACAGCATCTTTCGATCAATCTGGAAACGGCATCGCTGGCCCTGACCGCCTATTTCACCGCCAGCGCCATTGGTATTCTGGCAGGCGGGCAGATCGCAGACCGTACCAGCCGGCATGGTCTTGTTGCCTGTGCCGGTTTCATGACGACGGCCCTGTTGCTGGTCGGAATTGCCGAAATCCGGCCGGATGGTCTGCTTTTGTTTGTGATGATGATCGTCGCCGGTTTTAGCAACGGTCTTGTCCCGCCTTCCCGTGACATGATCGTCCGTGCTGCAACACCGCCGGGATCGACCGGCAAGGTTTTCGGTTTTGTCTCCGTCGGGCTGGATGTGGGCAGCGTCATGACGCCGATTCTGTTCGGCTGGATCATGGATGGCGGCGAGCCGAGGTTGGTGTTCTGGGCAACCGCCGGCATGTTCCTGCTGGCAACTGCCACGGTCATTCTGGGGCGCCCGAAGAGCATGACAAGCTGA
- a CDS encoding glutathione S-transferase family protein, which produces MYDLYTWATPNGFKVSILLEELGQAYNVIPVDIGKGDQFKPDYLKINPNNKMPTLVDQDGPDGKPYSVFESGAILMYLAEKHGKFLPTETAAKYRVIQWLMFQMGGLGPMLGQAHHFLQYAPEKIEYAMNRYANEANRIYGVVERRLNESAYLAGDDYSIADMAVVPWIRRPERQNVNIDDYPATKAWRDAILARPAVVKGCAVLVAERADGFDEEAKKNLFGSGQYQKR; this is translated from the coding sequence ATGTACGACCTTTATACCTGGGCAACGCCCAACGGCTTCAAAGTGTCCATCCTGCTGGAAGAACTCGGTCAGGCCTACAACGTCATTCCCGTGGATATCGGCAAAGGCGACCAGTTCAAGCCTGACTATCTGAAGATCAACCCGAACAACAAGATGCCAACACTCGTCGATCAGGACGGACCGGACGGCAAGCCCTATTCCGTGTTCGAAAGCGGTGCAATCCTGATGTACCTCGCCGAAAAACACGGCAAGTTCCTGCCTACCGAGACAGCTGCAAAATATCGCGTCATCCAGTGGCTGATGTTCCAGATGGGTGGTCTGGGCCCGATGCTGGGACAGGCCCATCATTTCCTGCAATATGCCCCGGAAAAGATCGAGTATGCGATGAACCGCTATGCCAACGAGGCCAACCGCATCTATGGCGTGGTGGAACGCCGGCTGAACGAAAGCGCCTATCTTGCCGGTGACGATTACAGCATCGCCGACATGGCCGTCGTTCCCTGGATTCGCCGCCCGGAACGCCAGAACGTCAATATTGATGACTATCCGGCAACGAAAGCCTGGCGCGATGCCATTCTGGCACGTCCGGCCGTCGTCAAAGGCTGCGCTGTTCTGGTAGCTGAGCGTGCTGATGGCTTTGATGAGGAAGCCAAGAAAAACCTGTTCGGCTCCGGACAGTATCAGAAGCGCTGA
- a CDS encoding hotdog fold thioesterase, with amino-acid sequence MYDAADLERIAREEVPYVGQLGLKVESVGSGEVTVRLPFRADMIRHGGTISGPVMMGVADYTLYALVLTRRPDAMQSVTTNLTANFLRRPKPDDLMFHGKLLKIGRRLAVGEVTTYSIGDDEPVCHITGTYAISTG; translated from the coding sequence ATGTATGATGCTGCTGACCTCGAACGTATTGCCCGTGAAGAGGTACCCTATGTCGGCCAGCTTGGCCTGAAGGTCGAATCAGTAGGGTCAGGCGAGGTGACGGTACGGTTGCCGTTCCGTGCCGATATGATCCGTCATGGCGGTACCATTTCTGGTCCGGTGATGATGGGGGTTGCCGATTATACGCTCTACGCTCTGGTGCTGACCCGCAGACCGGACGCGATGCAGTCGGTGACGACGAACCTGACGGCAAATTTCCTGCGCCGTCCAAAACCCGACGATCTGATGTTCCACGGCAAGCTGCTGAAGATCGGACGGCGGCTGGCGGTGGGCGAGGTCACAACCTATTCCATCGGCGACGACGAACCGGTCTGCCACATCACCGGCACCTATGCGATCTCGACGGGGTAG
- a CDS encoding SDR family oxidoreductase — protein MSKQTAVAVVTGAAGDLGKHLSQRLRAEGWQVIAADIATGSPGTAPDIVSLDVTDPGAMDHLAETAAATGSFRLWVNAAGIFHVGPVAEAGIEDWHRIIAVNLTGTFNGCRAALPRLEDGGRIINVSSIAGQSGVTGIHPAYGASKAGVQSLTAVYGKEGAKRGITCAAVAPGVLESGMGNQFSDDQQRKLEAATAFRRFGRIEEITEAILFLADTERSGWINGTTIPVNGGAWTPY, from the coding sequence ATGTCAAAACAAACAGCTGTTGCCGTCGTGACCGGTGCCGCAGGGGATCTCGGCAAACATCTGAGCCAGCGCCTTCGCGCAGAGGGCTGGCAGGTCATCGCGGCAGATATTGCCACAGGCAGCCCCGGCACCGCCCCTGATATCGTCAGTCTGGATGTAACTGATCCCGGCGCAATGGATCACCTGGCGGAAACAGCTGCAGCAACCGGCAGTTTTCGTCTGTGGGTCAACGCCGCCGGTATCTTCCATGTCGGGCCGGTGGCGGAGGCTGGCATTGAGGACTGGCACCGGATCATTGCGGTCAACCTGACGGGAACCTTCAACGGCTGCCGTGCCGCCCTGCCCCGTCTGGAAGACGGCGGTCGGATCATCAATGTCAGTTCCATTGCCGGCCAGAGCGGCGTCACCGGCATTCACCCGGCCTATGGTGCCTCGAAAGCCGGAGTTCAGTCGCTGACCGCCGTCTATGGCAAGGAAGGTGCGAAACGCGGCATTACCTGCGCCGCCGTTGCCCCCGGCGTGCTGGAAAGCGGCATGGGCAACCAGTTCTCTGACGACCAGCAGCGCAAACTGGAAGCCGCCACCGCCTTCCGGCGCTTTGGCCGGATTGAGGAGATTACCGAAGCCATCCTGTTTCTCGCCGACACCGAACGCTCCGGCTGGATCAACGGCACCACCATCCCCGTCAACGGCGGCGCCTGGACGCCCTACTGA
- the rplM gene encoding 50S ribosomal protein L13 yields the protein MKTYTAKPSDIQKKWVLIDAEGLVLGRLASIVATILRGKNKPTYTPHMDDGDNVIIINAGKIALTGNKRSDKTYYWHTGYPGGIKQRTAEQILDGKFPERVVQKAVERMITRNPLGRQQMKNLRVYAGAEHPHDGQNPEVLDVASMNRKNVRVG from the coding sequence ATGAAGACTTACACCGCCAAGCCGTCTGACATCCAGAAGAAGTGGGTACTGATCGACGCCGAAGGCCTCGTTCTTGGCCGGCTTGCCAGCATTGTCGCAACGATCTTGCGTGGCAAAAACAAGCCGACCTACACCCCGCATATGGATGACGGCGATAACGTCATTATCATCAATGCCGGCAAGATTGCCCTCACAGGCAACAAGCGGTCTGACAAGACCTATTACTGGCACACCGGTTACCCGGGCGGCATCAAGCAGCGCACGGCGGAACAGATCCTCGACGGAAAGTTCCCGGAGCGTGTTGTGCAGAAGGCGGTTGAGCGGATGATTACCCGCAATCCGCTGGGTCGCCAGCAGATGAAAAACCTGCGCGTCTATGCCGGCGCCGAGCATCCGCATGACGGACAGAACCCTGAGGTTCTGGATGTCGCATCAATGAATCGCAAGAATGTAAGGGTCGGTTGA
- the rpsI gene encoding 30S ribosomal protein S9, whose protein sequence is MAEENQTLNDLSDLGAATGIEAAEVAAPREPVIDAQGRSYATGKRKNAIARVWVKPGTGKITVNGRDIEVYFARPVLRMIINQPFTVADRAGQFDVVCTCTGGGLSGQAGAVRHGISKALTYYEPGLRGALKSAGFLTRDSRVVERKKYGRAKARRSFQFSKR, encoded by the coding sequence ATGGCTGAAGAAAACCAGACACTCAACGATCTGTCCGATCTCGGTGCCGCAACCGGCATTGAAGCAGCAGAAGTTGCAGCTCCGCGTGAACCGGTCATTGATGCGCAGGGTCGTTCCTACGCAACCGGCAAGCGGAAAAACGCGATCGCCCGTGTGTGGGTCAAGCCGGGTACCGGCAAGATCACCGTCAACGGTCGCGACATTGAAGTTTACTTCGCACGCCCTGTGCTGCGGATGATCATCAACCAGCCGTTCACGGTCGCTGACCGTGCCGGTCAGTTCGATGTTGTCTGCACCTGCACCGGTGGCGGTCTGTCCGGCCAGGCCGGCGCAGTTCGCCACGGCATCTCGAAGGCTCTGACCTATTACGAGCCGGGCCTGCGCGGCGCACTGAAGTCAGCCGGGTTCCTGACCCGTGACTCCCGCGTTGTTGAACGTAAAAAGTACGGCCGTGCGAAAGCCCGCCGGAGCTTCCAGTTCTCGAAGCGCTGA
- a CDS encoding CoA transferase codes for MTPAFQELMKVRGLGLPEADEVSITGADPVIPAHFKLGEAAAGVLAGVGVAVTDIHELKTGARQKVSIDVRQAAAAMRSGSYLEKPAANGGWARAPMSPSREHSRSMTAPWQCKDGRWFLSHFNLPHLQKRVLGVLGCEADPRAVEKAMATWDAQDLDDAIAEARACGSVVRSNAEWMAHPHGAGLAEKPMIEIEKIGDSDPIPFSSGGRPLDGIRVLDLTRILAGPIAARTLAENGADVLMVTAEHLPQVQEHVIDTSHGKRSCFLDLKTDEGLATLNSLIGDADVFSQGYRPGIMSRFGLSPAELAEKRPGIIYLSIDCYGAGGPLSDRAGWEQVAQAATGICMENGENGRPKLLPAAACDYTTGYNGAYGVLLALARRAREGGSYHVRVSLCQSAMYIYRQGKIGFSDSSMDVSDEELNAIMIKTETGYGPLRHLGPIVRMEATPPYWDKPCPALGSGAPAWL; via the coding sequence ATGACGCCTGCTTTTCAGGAATTGATGAAGGTCCGTGGCCTTGGTTTGCCCGAGGCTGATGAAGTGTCGATTACCGGCGCTGATCCGGTAATCCCGGCCCACTTTAAACTCGGTGAGGCTGCGGCGGGTGTTCTGGCCGGTGTCGGTGTTGCCGTGACCGATATTCATGAACTGAAGACGGGGGCCCGGCAGAAGGTGTCGATTGACGTGCGTCAGGCGGCAGCGGCCATGCGCAGTGGCTCATACCTTGAGAAACCTGCGGCCAATGGTGGCTGGGCACGCGCGCCCATGTCACCCAGCCGCGAACATTCACGTTCGATGACGGCGCCATGGCAATGCAAGGACGGTCGCTGGTTTCTGTCGCACTTCAATCTGCCGCATTTGCAGAAGCGGGTGCTTGGGGTGCTCGGCTGTGAGGCCGACCCCAGGGCGGTTGAGAAGGCGATGGCAACCTGGGACGCGCAGGACCTTGATGATGCCATTGCGGAGGCCCGCGCCTGCGGCTCCGTCGTCCGTTCCAATGCAGAGTGGATGGCGCATCCGCACGGGGCCGGTCTGGCTGAAAAACCGATGATCGAAATCGAGAAGATCGGAGACAGTGACCCGATACCGTTTTCATCCGGCGGCCGGCCACTGGACGGCATCAGGGTGCTCGATCTGACGCGGATACTCGCCGGACCGATTGCGGCCCGGACACTGGCAGAGAACGGTGCCGATGTTCTGATGGTGACGGCGGAACATCTGCCGCAGGTGCAGGAACATGTCATCGACACCAGTCATGGCAAACGGAGCTGTTTTCTCGATCTCAAAACCGATGAAGGCCTTGCGACGCTTAACAGCCTGATCGGTGATGCCGATGTTTTCAGTCAGGGTTACCGGCCCGGAATTATGAGCCGTTTTGGTCTGAGCCCGGCTGAACTGGCTGAAAAGCGGCCGGGTATCATATACCTGTCTATCGATTGCTACGGTGCCGGCGGCCCCTTGTCAGACCGTGCCGGCTGGGAACAGGTCGCGCAGGCCGCGACAGGAATTTGCATGGAAAATGGTGAAAACGGGCGCCCGAAACTGCTTCCAGCGGCAGCCTGCGATTACACCACCGGATATAACGGGGCTTATGGTGTTCTGCTGGCCCTTGCCCGGCGTGCCCGGGAGGGTGGCTCCTATCATGTCCGGGTCTCCCTCTGTCAGTCCGCGATGTATATCTACCGGCAGGGCAAGATCGGTTTTTCAGATTCCAGTATGGATGTGAGCGACGAGGAACTGAACGCCATAATGATCAAGACTGAGACCGGCTACGGTCCCCTCCGGCATCTGGGGCCGATCGTCAGGATGGAGGCAACTCCGCCCTACTGGGACAAGCCATGTCCGGCACTTGGTTCTGGTGCCCCGGCCTGGCTCTGA